A section of the Clostridium sp. TW13 genome encodes:
- a CDS encoding Type 1 glutamine amidotransferase-like domain-containing protein, with protein MIGCQIDTLLLIDSDISENEIRDKILSSNILYVGGGDTIKMMEIWKQKNVDQYLIEAYKNNIVLSGVSAGSICWFERGHSDSNSFENADGCWEYTKAKGIGLISAIHCPHYNESGRETFDDMMKSENIHGIALENNCAFVIKDNMYRIIKSDCNSKAYLLKNNAGKVSKNELIANEFSSIATIL; from the coding sequence ATAATTGGTTGTCAAATTGATACCTTATTATTAATAGACAGCGATATTTCTGAAAATGAAATAAGAGATAAAATTTTATCATCTAATATACTTTATGTAGGTGGTGGCGATACTATTAAGATGATGGAAATTTGGAAACAGAAAAATGTAGACCAATATCTTATAGAGGCATATAAAAATAACATTGTTCTTTCAGGGGTAAGTGCTGGCTCTATATGCTGGTTTGAAAGAGGTCATAGCGATAGTAATTCATTTGAAAATGCTGATGGTTGCTGGGAGTATACAAAAGCAAAAGGAATTGGTCTAATTTCAGCAATTCATTGCCCACACTATAATGAAAGTGGACGAGAAACATTTGATGATATGATGAAAAGTGAAAATATTCATGGAATAGCCCTTGAAAATAATTGTGCATTTGTAATAAAAGATAACATGTACAGAATTATTAAATCTGATTGCAATAGCAAGGCATATCTATTAAAGAACAATGCTGGAAAAGTATCTAAAAATGAATTGATAGCAAATGAATTCAGCTCAATAGCTACAATTCTATAA
- a CDS encoding TerC family protein: MMSGILDNFSKFFDLHVLIATLSNPSNWMIILSLIILEGLLSSDNALVLAIMVKHLPKNQQRKALTYGIWGAYIFRFIAIGIGTYLMKIWWVKLIAAGYLIYMVWDYFRGTNKEDDDVNVAIKKGFWATVASVELMDISFSIDSVAAAFGVSSQVWVLFLGAVFGILAMRGVAKIFVTLIEKIPELETASYILIAIIGIKMLLGLINIEISNVIFFLILIAVFGVTIFIHKTKKNSSEHEYE, from the coding sequence ATGATGTCAGGAATACTAGATAATTTTAGTAAGTTTTTTGATTTGCATGTACTTATTGCAACATTATCAAATCCATCTAATTGGATGATTATTCTTAGTTTAATAATATTAGAAGGTTTATTGTCATCAGACAATGCATTAGTTTTAGCTATAATGGTAAAACATTTACCTAAGAATCAACAAAGAAAAGCATTAACTTATGGTATATGGGGAGCATACATATTTAGATTTATAGCAATCGGTATTGGTACATATTTAATGAAAATATGGTGGGTTAAACTCATCGCTGCTGGATATTTAATATATATGGTATGGGATTACTTTAGAGGCACTAATAAAGAAGATGATGATGTAAATGTAGCAATAAAGAAAGGATTTTGGGCTACAGTAGCTTCAGTAGAGTTGATGGATATTAGCTTTAGTATAGATTCTGTTGCGGCAGCTTTTGGAGTATCATCTCAAGTATGGGTGCTATTTTTAGGAGCGGTTTTTGGTATACTTGCTATGAGAGGAGTAGCTAAGATATTTGTAACCTTAATAGAAAAGATACCAGAATTAGAAACTGCCTCTTATATATTAATAGCAATTATAGGGATAAAAATGTTATTAGGATTAATAAATATTGAAATATCCAATGTTATTTTCTTCTTAATATTAATAGCAGTATTTGGTGTTACAATTTTTATTCATAAAACTAAAAAAAATTCATCAGAGCATGAATACGAGTAA
- a CDS encoding NUDIX domain-containing protein — protein MEYFDILNRDGSQTGEIAIKDSPLLDDQYDLGVHAYIHDSKGNFLIQKRKMTKTFLPGGWDIHMGHVIAGETSKEAIIREINEELGIKLNDITFLKRILWEKYNHFIDIYVICKDIDLSELTLQDSEVDDAKYISSTEMIELIKNMDYRPEDYRITMKDYVIKFINSINQ, from the coding sequence ATGGAATACTTTGATATCTTAAATAGAGATGGAAGCCAAACTGGAGAAATAGCAATTAAAGACTCACCTCTCTTAGATGATCAATATGATTTAGGAGTGCATGCTTATATACATGATTCAAAAGGAAATTTTCTAATTCAAAAGAGAAAAATGACAAAAACCTTTTTACCTGGTGGTTGGGATATACATATGGGACATGTTATCGCAGGAGAAACAAGCAAAGAGGCTATTATCAGAGAAATAAACGAAGAGCTAGGAATAAAATTAAATGATATAACATTTTTAAAGAGAATATTATGGGAGAAGTATAACCATTTTATTGATATTTATGTAATATGCAAAGATATTGATTTATCAGAACTTACATTACAAGACTCAGAAGTAGATGATGCTAAATACATTTCTTCCACAGAAATGATTGAATTAATAAAAAATATGGACTATAGACCTGAAGATTATAGAATCACTATGAAAGACTATGTAATAAAATTTATTAATTCAATAAATCAATGA
- the fliB gene encoding flagellin lysine-N-methylase: protein MGSNIKMRYPSYFKEFKCIGGKCKDSCCIGWDVDIDKITFKQYYKVQDKEMKTMFQKSVHNNDDYLSDDVDYGKVKLKSGKRCPFLDEEKYCMIYSKLGEEYLSNVCTSFPRVTNKVDGCYEMSLDVACPEAARILLLKEEGIEFEESEETLGKHIVSSDIDTKSEKYNNTPVKYFKEIRDFSIKIIKNRKFNLSQRLYILGDFINILEEELEDNYSDVPKFIEKYDMNSVSDSYEKNQLNCILQIDFFKKMVGLLNVFKEVDSLSFKEYTKQTITGFKFDEEEYIRKNSALYIKAFEDYTENFINSNSYIFENYLVNFMYNNTFPFNETKSIFDGYIMLLTRYSFIRFYLVGKYLNNKYDCKESMVEFIQAFAKTIEHHKTYLIDSLNYIKLKEFDNIEFAKILL from the coding sequence ATGGGAAGCAATATAAAAATGAGATATCCTTCATATTTTAAAGAATTTAAATGTATAGGAGGAAAGTGTAAAGATAGCTGTTGTATTGGATGGGATGTAGATATTGATAAGATTACCTTCAAACAGTATTATAAAGTTCAAGACAAAGAAATGAAGACAATGTTTCAAAAAAGTGTTCATAATAATGATGATTATTTGAGTGATGATGTGGATTATGGAAAAGTAAAACTAAAAAGTGGGAAAAGGTGTCCTTTTTTAGATGAAGAAAAATATTGTATGATCTATTCTAAGTTGGGAGAAGAGTATCTTTCAAATGTTTGTACATCCTTTCCTAGGGTTACCAACAAAGTAGATGGATGTTACGAAATGTCACTTGATGTAGCCTGTCCAGAAGCTGCAAGAATTCTTTTACTAAAAGAAGAAGGAATTGAATTTGAAGAAAGTGAAGAAACTTTAGGAAAACACATAGTATCAAGTGATATTGATACTAAATCTGAGAAATATAATAATACCCCTGTAAAATATTTTAAAGAAATTAGAGATTTTAGTATTAAAATAATAAAAAATAGAAAATTTAATCTAAGCCAAAGGCTTTATATATTAGGTGATTTTATAAATATATTAGAAGAGGAACTTGAAGATAATTATAGCGATGTACCTAAATTTATTGAAAAATATGATATGAATTCAGTTAGCGATTCTTATGAAAAAAATCAATTGAATTGCATTCTTCAAATAGATTTTTTCAAAAAGATGGTGGGCCTTTTAAATGTATTTAAAGAAGTGGACAGCCTTTCTTTTAAGGAATATACTAAACAAACTATAACTGGATTTAAATTTGATGAAGAAGAGTACATACGGAAAAATTCAGCATTGTACATAAAAGCATTTGAAGATTATACTGAAAATTTCATAAATAGTAATAGCTATATTTTTGAAAACTATTTAGTGAATTTTATGTATAATAACACTTTTCCATTTAATGAAACAAAATCAATATTTGATGGATATATTATGCTTTTAACAAGATATTCATTTATTAGATTTTATTTAGTTGGGAAATATCTGAATAATAAATATGATTGCAAAGAAAGTATGGTTGAATTTATCCAAGCTTTCGCAAAGACCATAGAGCATCACAAAACTTACTTAATTGATTCACTAAATTATATAAAACTAAAAGAATTTGATAATATAGAATTTGCTAAAATACTTTTATAA
- a CDS encoding class I SAM-dependent methyltransferase, translating into MNYNWINPEEISFNCFLLMDRWLIRMILNNYLGEQDFDDKLSITLAYNPAVAWYFAHKSPESKASIDKLIAMAPKNLSPNDVRKAEIFVISKLETSVVYAYPNIMDKNCDYIYNWNKNSLFELADFTDKLVLDVGSGTGRLAFAAAEKAKRVYASEPTDMLREYMRDKIKRENIKNIIVVDGTIEQIPYEDNTFDIVMSGHVVGDDYEHEIAELTRVVKNGGYIIDCIGEDNRKRKVDEELLKRGFESFYHVSKSGGDIYRYRKKIIK; encoded by the coding sequence ATGAATTATAATTGGATTAACCCAGAAGAAATTTCATTTAATTGTTTTTTATTAATGGATAGATGGCTTATTAGAATGATTTTAAACAACTATTTAGGAGAGCAAGATTTTGATGATAAACTTAGTATAACTCTAGCATATAATCCTGCAGTTGCATGGTACTTTGCTCATAAAAGCCCAGAAAGTAAGGCATCTATTGATAAATTGATTGCAATGGCACCAAAAAATCTTTCACCAAATGATGTTCGAAAAGCAGAGATTTTTGTAATTAGTAAATTGGAAACATCGGTTGTATATGCTTATCCGAACATTATGGATAAAAATTGTGATTATATTTATAATTGGAATAAAAATTCTTTGTTCGAACTTGCAGATTTTACAGATAAGTTAGTTCTTGATGTAGGAAGTGGTACAGGTCGTCTTGCATTTGCAGCTGCAGAAAAGGCCAAACGTGTTTATGCTAGTGAACCTACGGATATGCTGAGAGAATATATGCGTGACAAAATTAAACGTGAAAATATTAAAAATATTATAGTTGTAGATGGTACTATAGAACAAATTCCCTACGAGGATAATACCTTTGATATTGTAATGTCAGGACATGTAGTAGGGGATGATTATGAACATGAAATTGCAGAATTGACAAGAGTTGTTAAGAATGGTGGTTATATTATCGATTGCATTGGAGAAGATAACAGGAAAAGAAAGGTTGATGAAGAGTTATTGAAGCGAGGTTTCGAATCTTTTTATCATGTTAGTAAGTCTGGTGGAGATATTTATAGATATCGTAAAAAGATTATTAAATAG
- a CDS encoding NUDIX hydrolase, translated as MQGYNVIAVYDDKCEKLLMCKRSKNPYKGLLNLVGGKIEPNEQGIDAAYRELQEETSITSEDINLTHLIDFTYYIHNCYVEVYVGRLNKEVNVYGDENELLWVDLNHNFFDMTKYAGEGNIGHIIEHIKMSKDLLLK; from the coding sequence ATGCAAGGATATAATGTAATAGCTGTTTATGATGATAAATGTGAAAAGTTATTGATGTGTAAGAGGAGTAAAAATCCATATAAAGGTTTATTGAATCTAGTTGGTGGAAAAATAGAACCTAATGAGCAGGGGATAGATGCTGCGTATAGAGAGCTTCAAGAGGAGACTAGTATTACTAGTGAAGATATTAATTTAACCCACTTAATTGATTTTACATACTATATTCATAATTGCTATGTAGAAGTTTATGTAGGAAGGCTAAACAAAGAGGTTAATGTTTATGGAGATGAAAATGAATTATTATGGGTTGATTTAAATCATAACTTCTTTGATATGACAAAGTATGCAGGTGAAGGAAACATAGGGCATATAATTGAACATATAAAAATGTCAAAAGACTTGCTTTTAAAATAG
- a CDS encoding sugar nucleotide-binding protein, whose amino-acid sequence MNILILGASGFLGGKLYMALDKEVKFNILGTCFQSDSTNELLRIDVTNRDEVKCMMAEFNPDVVIWSLMSKTNEKYLIENGMKNILEFFPSEKKMIFISSNAVFHGRKGNYTEDNIPTYKNSTSPIAIYSNAKIYGEKMVQKRENYMIIRPGAIYGKDAKGKWDKRISQLIDKLDNKEEIIRTDNLFNTFVEVDELACAIVKLINMDYKGVVHLGPQRKESYYNYYKRMAKNLSLDDSLIKSNSISAEYAEENGISMDQSIDTSKCRTLFGDIFSNV is encoded by the coding sequence ATGAATATTTTGATTTTAGGGGCAAGTGGTTTTCTAGGTGGTAAATTATATATGGCACTAGATAAAGAAGTCAAGTTTAATATATTAGGGACTTGTTTTCAATCAGATTCTACAAACGAATTATTACGTATTGATGTAACTAATAGGGATGAAGTTAAATGTATGATGGCGGAATTTAATCCTGATGTAGTCATATGGAGTTTGATGAGCAAAACTAATGAAAAATATCTAATAGAAAATGGTATGAAAAATATATTAGAGTTTTTTCCAAGTGAAAAAAAGATGATTTTTATATCTTCTAATGCTGTTTTTCATGGAAGGAAAGGTAACTATACTGAAGATAATATACCAACATATAAGAATAGTACTAGTCCAATAGCCATATATTCAAATGCTAAAATATATGGCGAAAAGATGGTACAAAAGAGAGAAAATTATATGATTATTCGCCCAGGAGCTATTTATGGAAAAGATGCAAAAGGCAAATGGGATAAAAGAATATCTCAGCTAATTGATAAGTTAGATAATAAAGAAGAAATAATCAGAACAGATAATCTATTCAATACATTTGTAGAAGTAGATGAACTAGCCTGTGCAATAGTTAAATTAATTAACATGGATTATAAAGGAGTAGTACATTTAGGGCCCCAAAGAAAAGAAAGTTATTATAATTACTATAAAAGAATGGCTAAAAATCTTAGCTTAGATGATTCGCTAATTAAAAGTAATTCAATAAGTGCAGAATATGCTGAGGAAAATGGAATATCAATGGATCAATCAATAGATACAAGCAAATGTAGAACTTTATTTGGGGATATATTTAGTAACGTTTGA